The Solanum dulcamara chromosome 6, daSolDulc1.2, whole genome shotgun sequence genome contains the following window.
GCTATATCCACCAGGAGTTATGTTTGCAAGAGTGCTTGGAGAAACAACCAAATTGGGAAATATAACGTTACCAAGTGGAGTTCAAGTCAACATACCTACACTTTTAATTCATCGTGACCAAGAAATATGGGGAAATGACGCAAATGAATTCAACCCAGAAAGATTTAGTGAAGGTGTTGCAAGTTCAACAAGGGGCAAATTTGGTTATTTCCCATTTGGCTATGGTCCTCGAGTATGCATCGGACAAAACTTTGCTATGTTAGAAGCTAAAGTCGCACTTGCCACATTTTTACGACATTTTACCTtcgaaatttcaccttcttatGCACATGCTCCTTATCTTGTTGTGACACTCCAAGCTCAGTATGGAGCACAAGTACTATTACATAAAGTTGTAAGTTCTGAGTAACCTCAACTTGCTTGAAATTGAGGCATAGAAGTAGTTATCATGGCGTCTCATAATGTATGTGGTCAAACAAATAACATTCACTTTGTTATGTTGACCAAAACGGTCCCCAAATACTTCCATGTGGTGGAGAGGTTTTTTTGACCCTTACCCAGTTTTGTCTTAGTGAAGACGTCCATAAGTGAATTGAGTCCCCTCCATTTTTTGGCTTTAAGACTAGCAACGGTAACAAATTAGTCCAGTCTGGGGAGGACCGTCTAGAGCTCTTTCTTGACGTTGAACGTGTATACATCATCGTGATTGACCCTTCTCGTCCCTGCTTTGGCCGAGGCTGCAAATTTGGACTTGACACTTGAATTGTAAAAGGGATTTTCACTGGTAAATTTAAGAGAATAATGGCAGTAATTAATCTCGTTGGGGGTAGATCTACCATTAGCTATTTACTTTGGTTTTCACCGTGAAAGGGCTAGGGAGTAAACGAAAACAAGAGATATATATTGGATTGAATTGTTCAATCTAATTCATTTTGTGACAATGTTTGATTgaacaaaaaatttaagaacGGAAAAGGGTCTAAAATGTCCTTgaactattggaaatggtacaaaaatgcctCTCATCCATCTATTAGGCCTAAAATGCCTttgacatccacctttaggttcaaaaatgacattttctttaacgGAAAAGGGCATGGGAgcatttttgtatcattttcaatagttcgaggacattttaggcccttttccgtgattaaaattctattaaataaattttgatttataattaattttaaataattaattataaccaatagatggccgccacgtgtttaaaaaagttattcaaattattcaaattatttaaataaatcttaatttataattaattttaaataattaaattgtaaccaatagatggcctccacgtgtttaaaaaaaattattcaaattatttaattaaaattatgttaaagaaaagATCATTTTTGGAACTAAAGGTGGatgattatcatataaaattctgaaaattaataCTCTTGCCATCCATCTTTAGTTCCGaaatgaccttttctttaatataattttaattaaataatttgaatgatttttttaaacacgtggcggccatctattggttacaatttaattatttaaaattaattataaatcaaaatttctttaacataattttaattaaataatttgaataatttttttaaacacgtggcggtcatctattggttacaatttaattatttaaaattaattataaatcaaaatttctttaacataattttaattaaataatttgaatgatttttttaaacacgtggcggtcatctattggttacaatttaattatttacaattaattataaatcaaaatttatttaacagaattttaattaaggaaaagggcctaaaatgcccttaaactattgaaaatggacAAAAATGCCCCTTATGAGGGGtatttttataccattttcaatagttcgaggacattttaggcccttttccgaATAAAGAATGACAATTACACAACACcaaaagtatttttaattagTACTTGTTAATTTACATATGTCATAACATTACAATTAGTACAAGTTCTTCTAATTAACGTTAAAATGAGAAGTTTAAAATTAAGGACTTTTCATATATAGAAATAGTCGTTATTCTTTTTCAAACAAGCAAAGAGGAAAGCGTGACATAAAATAAGCAGAGAGATTTATTCTCTCTTTACAATCTGTGCAACACAAGAGGAGCACCATATTGAGGTTGGATTGTTATTACAGACTGCGGCGCATGTGTGTAGGAAGGAGATAATTCAAACGTGAAGCGTTGAAGAATCATAGACAAAGCCATCTTCGCTTCTATCATCGTGAAGTTTAGCCCAATACATATCCTAGGTCCCCCGCCAAATGGGAAAAACGTCATTTGGCCCTTTGTTGCTTTTGAAACGCCTTCACTGAATCTCTCTGGCTTGAACTCTATTGCATCTTCACCCCATATTTCCTTGTCATGATGCAATAAAATTATTGGCATTAAGAGCATCACTCCAGCTGGTAAACTTAGTTCCCCTACCTTGGTATTGGTTGTAGTCTTTCGGTTAAGTGCATCAACTGGTGGATATAGCCTTAACGACTCGTGCAAAATCATTGTCACCTGTGGTTAAAAAGAGTTCATCATTGAATTAGCATACTGAACTCAATATATTCGACATAcaacatgtatgtatatgtgtgAGAAATAGTATAAAACTTTAACAAATATTAGATTTTGGATCCATCAAAGAAGGTAAAATCTTACAATTTTTAAGCGGTTTAATCCATCAAAATCTAACTTGCCATCATCGAAGACTTGCAAAACCTCTTCTCTAGCGCGAGCTTGCCAGTCTAGATGCCTGCTCAACAAAATCATAGTCCATACAAGCAAAACAGAGGTGGTCTCTTGTCCGGCAAAATAGAACAGCTTACACTCCTCGATGACCTCTCGCGTAGTCATACCAAAATCCTTGTTGCCATGTTGTTCAATTTCTTTAAAGTTGGATTCCAACAATATGCCTAATAAGTCATCACTATTGGCCTCCCCTGCTTCCATTGCCCTCACTCTTTTATCAATGATTCCCCTAATTGTTGCTTGAACTTTTTTGTCAATCTCCTTCATCCTTCTATTTCTCTTAGTTGGCAAAAACCTACATTAGTTTAACACACAAAAAGATTTATATCATTATGAATTTCTTCTCTTGATACTATATAGACATAGATATGGGAAAGAAGAGTTATATACACGcgtaaaaaaattatactctATCAGTGTATGTTAACTTGTGATAACCAAAAACAACAGGAATTAGCAACGGACAACTTCTGCTATAAACAACTGCATAATATGCTCCCAATTTACTTATACTTGTTAAAAACGAGGTTATATTACCTCCATCCTGGAATATATAAAGTGCGAGAAACTTCAATGACATGCTCTGCTTGTTCTTTTTGAAGCTCAAATATCTTTCGGCCTTCTTCATAATTGCTTCCAAAGGCTGTGCGAGAGATCACATCACTAGTGAATCTTTGAAGGTATGGCCATATATCCACTTCGCAGGATATTCCTTTCATTGAGACAGACTCCTCCCATTGGTTCACCATTTCAGTGCAGCTCAAATGAACTGCTGGAAGCATATTCTATACATTTGTAAACCACACATTAGTGCAAGTCAACTGCATCTTGTAAAAAggaacaaaaatgaaaaaagaaaacataatGAAAGCAGAGTTGATCATATCTTGAATTTGTGATAATCAACACAAGTGAAAATAAACTTCTATGTGCTGCCTTGGAGATGAGGTCTTTTATTGAAATGTGTGACTATcttatttaaaaacataaacgGTTAAACCTTGAATTATATCTTCAACATTCGCGTGTAAGCCTAATTTTTTTCCTCAAAGGCGAAACCCAATCAAGAAACTGAGGGGTTGTTTGGTAGCTGCTTAGAGTTATGCACAAGTATTAGTAATGTAGGAATTAATTATGAatgaatttatgtattattttatacagATATTAGTTAGGTAGGAattagttattcatgtattagttattccaCTTTCTATCTGCataaataatacatagattctCTCATAACTTATGCATTTATTAGTTATGCCGGTTTCTAAATTATCAACCAAatatcatattaattttatacatgaataacttatttTCTATCTACCTACTAAACGTCGtataaattaaacaaaaattaatatatggaTAACTTGTTTCTTATCCAGCTACCAAATGATAGCAAAGGAGATTCATCATCTACTATAGATAGATAAAAATGAGTTTAACATTATATATTCACCGTAAATTTTCGAAGAAGGGGATTGAAAAATACCTTTATCTTCTCCATATGGAAAGCAGGATTGAGGATTTTTCTGTGCATTGCCCATTTATCTTCTTCATAGCTTACAACTCCTTGTGCTAGCAACTTGGTGAGGGGTGTTGATTTAGGCTTTTGATAGAGAGTATATTTGTTAAACACATCTCTTATTGCCTCAGGGTCCCTTACAAATACCATAGGATTTGGCCCATTCCATATAAAACAGTTTTTACCTGTAAAATTATTGAAGTCCAAAGTTGAGAAGATGACAAAAATGGCCTCTTATGGTTGAGGGTAGGTTCAAATAAGTCTTTAAAGTATATACTGAATAGTTTTCGTCTTTTAAATTTGTCAAAAGCTAACATTTCTAGTATTCATCGAATATTTAACATTTTTAGTCTTGGATTCGAGTCATAGGGATGGAGGTCGTCAGAGTGAGACTTAGTCTCAGTTAAAATCTCAATTATTCAGACCCCAAAATAGGTACACAGAACACCAATAGAtgagaaacaaaaagaaaacttACCGCGTTTCTTGATTGTTTCAACAAAATAAGGCACAATTCTGGGAGATATCTCATCATCAGAGACATTCAATGGCTTGGACTTTGCATCTTCAAAGCTTTTGGACAACTCTTTGAGgtctccaaaaattaatttgtaAGAGTTCCCTTTGAGACCTTGTTTCCTTAGGCACTTTTCTAGTTTCCTTGGCCTAAACCATGCCCAATCCAACAACTTCCATGCATATATTAATAAAGTTATTGCTAATAAAAGTGGGACTAAGTAGTAAGCAACAATCTCCATTACTTTATGTATTTCCCCAAAGGAATTTAATCACTTATTTATACTGTCATTGAAGTTAAGAAGGGACCTCATATTCAGGGGCGGAGGTAGAAGTCTAAATACAGTTTCGTCCGGCTTCAATAGCTTTCGTTTATATAATGTATTtatattagaaaaattattaaatgtgtatacattttaattttagaatttaattattaatttttgaagTCATCGTTTTTAAATCGGAAAGGACCAAAAATACCCCTGGACTATCCGAAAAGGTTTAAATATAcccctcatccatctattgggctAAAAATACCCCTCAATCCACCTTTTTGGTCCATTTCTATCCCTACAACTAacaatcttttattttattcaaagcCATCTTTTTTCTCCTATCCGCCCCGACCCATATCCATACTCCATGCCCAAACCCAATTAGAAGACCCATTAGAAATAGAAGATAATTATCTCTCTTTCTCCCTTAACCCTAATATTAGCGtcttttcttcttcaacaaTTTTAAGACCAATTTCACCTCAGGTTTTCAGTGCAACACTATATTGAAGTTGAAGGATTCAAGTTGGGACATTGATTTTAGAAGTCTTCTCTCCATTCAAATGTTTGAATAATCTTCTTTGACGTAGGATGATGTCTTGAAGTTGCTGTTTCTGCTATTTTTATCTAGTTAAGTTTGTTTTATGAGAATTTGTTGATGGTGTTTGGTTAACGTAACGTTCTTAATTGTAATTCCTATTATTGTTGGTGTGATAGTGAAATTGTATTTAGTTTGGTCAATGTTCTTGCATTTTAGGAGTTGGTATAATTCACAAATTTCATTGTAATGTATTTTCATTGTGAATGAAGTAAAATTTGGACTAATTTTGTTGTCGTCTGTCAGAGCGTCTTCATGGATCCATGCTCTTGTACCATTCTCAA
Protein-coding sequences here:
- the LOC129891258 gene encoding cytochrome P450 CYP72A219-like, translated to MEIVAYYLVPLLLAITLLIYAWKLLDWAWFRPRKLEKCLRKQGLKGNSYKLIFGDLKELSKSFEDAKSKPLNVSDDEISPRIVPYFVETIKKRGKNCFIWNGPNPMVFVRDPEAIRDVFNKYTLYQKPKSTPLTKLLAQGVVSYEEDKWAMHRKILNPAFHMEKIKNMLPAVHLSCTEMVNQWEESVSMKGISCEVDIWPYLQRFTSDVISRTAFGSNYEEGRKIFELQKEQAEHVIEVSRTLYIPGWRFLPTKRNRRMKEIDKKVQATIRGIIDKRVRAMEAGEANSDDLLGILLESNFKEIEQHGNKDFGMTTREVIEECKLFYFAGQETTSVLLVWTMILLSRHLDWQARAREEVLQVFDDGKLDFDGLNRLKIVTMILHESLRLYPPVDALNRKTTTNTKVGELSLPAGVMLLMPIILLHHDKEIWGEDAIEFKPERFSEGVSKATKGQMTFFPFGGGPRICIGLNFTMIEAKMALSMILQRFTFELSPSYTHAPQSVITIQPQYGAPLVLHRL